In the Cyanobacteria bacterium GSL.Bin1 genome, TTGATCCTAATGAAATCAACGAATAATCACTGAGGAGTAAACTACGTCTTGCCGCTTACGCGCTCGCAAGACGCTTTTTTTAGTAGCCCTGAGTCGTCAAATCAGGTAAGCTGAACATATTGCTTGTTCGGACTTAACTTACAAAACAATCCCGTGCCTCTAGGCTGGTTTACAACAGCCCCTAACGCCGCTATATTTTTTGCGCCATTTAAGTCGGCATCCATCTTATTTCCGCAATGTCCACAGGAAAACCGCTTTCCCTTACGCTCCCCAAGATGAAGACAGTGAGAGCAGGTTTTGGAAGTATAAGCTGGGTTAACAAAAACCAGTTTTACTCCTTTGAGAACACACTTGTAGAAGATGAACTGCCTTAACTGATAGAACGCCCAATTATTCCCAAGTCGCTTATCCTTTTTACTTCTTGGACTTTTATTGGTACGCTCTCTAATTCCAGTTAGGTCTTCTAGCGCAATTCCTAAATTATTGGTTGCAACATTATCAACCAACAACCGACTAATATTATGGTTTATCCATTTCTGAAAGCGTTTCTCCTTGCCTGACAACCGTTTCTGAAGTTGGCGACATCTTCGCCGAGAACTTCTTGTGCCTTTCACCGCTTTTCTTTGGAGAACTGCTCTCATTTTGGAATAATGGTTTCGCTTATCCGTAATCTGTTTCCCAGACCATGATTCCCCTTGTGATGTTGTTGCAATATCGGTTCTACCCAGATCTACCCCTAAAACCTGATCGGTTTCGGTAGGATCTGGGATGTTTTGGTCAATCTGAATATGGACATAATAAGTCCTATCTTTTCGCTTAACTAAGGTTGCTGAAGTTGGCTTACTCCCCTTCAACAAGTATCGTTGGTAGTTTCCAATCAGCAACTCTAAACGAGGGCGACTATTTATTAGTTTTATCGAAACTGTCCAGTCTTTCTCTCTAAAACTGAAGATTCTTGCGTCATAACTCGCTGAAGTGGGGGAGAATGCTTTAACTGGCTTATTCTTTGGTTTGGCAGTTTTTCGGTTAGCGCAAACTCTCCGGATCGCCTGAATAGCTAAGTTGGCTGACAGCCCAAACCGAGTCCGCACCTCTTGATAGACCAGAGACTGCATTGCTGTCTTGTTGGTCATTTTCGGAGGAGTGTTCTGGTTCACCCAATCGCAAGCAGAACTAAATGCCAACAAAGTGTCGTCAATTTCTTTGGCGACTTCTCTATCGACCTTGAGCTTGCACGCTACTGTTACGGTTTGGGTTTTGGTCATCTCAGCTTTCAAAAGATGAATAAATTTATGGTAGCAGATGGATTGGGAATTCGTCGCCTACCCTACGGGTAGGACTCCTCATCCCCCGCTATCCCTCCCTAAGCCGCTTTGCTGAGCGTAGGGACTCCCGCGATTATGTTGAAGTTGTGAATTCCCGTTTCCTGTGGCACTATTGAGCATTATCTGTTAGTGTCGAGCGAAAATGTACGAAAAAATTACCCCTCCTAGTGTTGGAACAAAAATTACGTTTAAAGATGGTGAACCCGTTGTTCCTGATGATCCGATTATTCCCTTCATTCGCGGTGATGGAACAGGCTATGATATTTGGCCGGCGACACAGAAAGTTTTAGAAGCAGCAGTCAAAAAGGCTTATGGTGACCAGAAGAAAATCAACTGGTTCAAAATTTATGCGGGGGATGAAGCCTGTGAACACTACGGGACATTTCAGTATTTACCGGAAGATACCCTGCAAGCGATTCGAGAATATGGCGTTGCCATTAAAGGACCTTTGACCACTCCAGTTGGCGGTGGCATTCGTTCTCTCAATGTTGCCTTGCGTCAAATCAATGATTTGTATGCTTGTGTTCGTCCTTGTCGGTATTATCCGGGTACGCCCTCGCCGCACCACTACCCAGAACGATTAGATGTGATTATCTATCGGGAAAATACAGAAGATATTTATCTCGGGATTGAGTGGAAAGAAGGGACTGAAACCGCACAGAAGTTAATTGATCTCCTCAATAATGACTTCATTCCGAATACCCCAGAACATGGCAAGAAACAGATTCGGCTTGATTCTGGCATTGGAATTAAACCCATTAGTAAAACGGGTTCTCAGCGTTTAGTGCGTCGGGCGATTAAACATGCCCTGCAATTGCCCAAGAATAAGCAGCAAGTAACGTTGGTGCATAAGGGCAATATTATGAAGTATACGGAGGGCGCGTTTCGGGATTGGGGCTATGAGTTGGCAACAACCGAGTTTCGCAATGAGTGTGTCACGGAACGAGAATCTTGGATTCTAGGAAATAAGGAAAATAATCCGGATTTGAGTTTGGAAGAAAACGCTCGTCAAGTGGAACCCGGATTTGATAGTGTCACTCCAGAACGGCGCGAAGAGATTAAGCAAGAGGTGCAAGCGGTTCTTGATCGTCTTTGGGAGACTCACGGCGAGGGCAAATGGAAAGATAAGGTGATGGTGAATGACCGCATTGCTGATAGTATTTTCCAGCAAATTCAAACCCGTCCCAATGAGTATTCCATTCTTGCGACGATGAACTTAAATGGGGATTATTTATCCGATGCTGCTGCTGCGTTAGTCGGTGGTTTAGGAATGGGACCTGGCGCTAATATTGGTGATCACTGTGCGATTTTTGAGGCAACTCATGGTACCGCCCCCAAACACGCCGGGTTAGATCGGGTTAACCCGGGTTCATTGATTCTGTCTGGGGTAATGATGTTGGAATATTTGGGTTGGGATGAAGCCGCCCAGTTGGTGCAGAAAGGTCTAGCGGGCGCGATCGCGCGACGAGAAGTCACTTATGATTTAGCCCGGATGATGACGCCGAAAGTCGATCCGCCACTTAAGTGTTCTGAGTTTGCCCAAGCCATTATTAATCACTTTGACGATTAATGATTAGAAAATAGGGAACAAGGCATCTCCTTGTCTCCCTAGAAGTAGATTACAGAAAATGTTAAGAATAGTAAACTGAGGAAAGAAATTTTTTGAGGGAGCAACCTGCGTGAACGTCCTGAAAACTCTTACTCCAACGCAAACCAAAAATCTTGCTGTTCTTGCGATATCGGGTTTACTCTTCTGGACTAGCTTAACCAGCCTTTTGCCCACCTTACCCGCTTACATTATTGACATTGGCGGCAGTAAATATCAGGTGGGTCTTGTTATGGGTAGTTTTGCCATTGGTTTGCTATTGTTTCGCGCGCAATTGGGACAACTTTCGGACCAACGGAGTCGGAAACTCGTGATCATGATTGGGACGTTTGTTGTGGGGACTGCTCCTGTGGGATATTTCTTTGTGGATTCGATCCCCCTGCTCATGATATTTCGAGCGTTTCATGGCATTAGTATTGCTGCCTTTACCACCGGTTACAGCACGCTGGTAGTGGATTGGTCACCACCGGAGAAACGGGGGGAACTCATTGGTTATATGAGTTTAGTGGTTCCGGTTGGGTTAGCTGTGGGACCGGCTTTAGGGGGATATCTGCAAGCGAGTCTCGGTTATGAGATTTTATTTGCCGTTTCCGCTGCATCGGGTTATCTGGGTTTACTTTTTGCATCGCAAGTTACGGAGGTGAGGGAAAAACAGAATCAGGACGCAGCAGCGGAAGAAGACTCACAAACTGGCTTTTGGAATATTTTACTTAGTCCCCGGATTCGGACCCCAGCCACAGTTTTATTCATGGTGGGATTAGTCTTTGGTACGCTAACGACATTTCTGCCTTTATACGTGCGCGAGTTAGGAATTCCGTTGAATCCAGGATTGTATTACACAACGTCCGCGATCGCGAGCTTTGTCATGCGGATGTTTATTGGACGCGCCTCTGATGCTTATGGACGCGGTATTTTCATCACCATGAGTTTGACCTTATACACCGTCGCCATGTATTTACTGGCCAATGCCAGTACACCCGTAGAATTTTTAATTGCCGCGATCGCGCAGGGAGCAGGAGGCGGTACGCTAATTCCAATGATGATTGCTTTAATGTCCGATCGGTCCCTAACTAGCGAACGGGGACGGATTTATGCTCTCTCGATTGGGGGATTTGATTTAGGCATTGCCCTTGCTGGACCGGGAATTGGCTCTTTAGCCGAGATCTTAGGCTATCGCGGATTGTTCCAAGTGGGTGTGACCTTAGCGGCGTTAGCGTTGCTGGTTTTCCTGACGCGATCGAGCAAAAGTGTTCCTCACTCCCTCCGTTTTGCGATTGGACGGGAAAAAGATGTTTATGCGGTGAATCGGTAAAATCGGTAAAACAGAGACTAATTGATTAATCCTTCTTCTTCCAAATCTTCAATCATCTGTAAACCACGAGGATCGCCAAGTTTCAAAAGCGAGGCTTTGGCATCTTCTTTCACCCCAAAGTCCCCATCTTCCACATACGCTTCAATTAAAGCATCGACAGCCGTTGCATACACGACATTAGAGGGCAACTCGGCACAAAGTTGTCCCAGTGTCCAAGCACAATTACTGCGCACTGCAGGAATCGTATCTCTTCTCAACCCTTCAATAATTGGCGGAATTGCGGGGATAATATCTTCGTAATTCAGTTTTCCCACATGGGTTAAGGCACTCGCGGCCCAAAGACGCACGGCAGAGATATCAGTAGCTAGAGCCTGGAGAAGCGGCGGAATCGAGCGGCGATCGCGCGAGTTTCCCAGTGCCCAAACTAAGCCCTTGCGGACATAGCCATTCCAGTCGGTTGCCAACTGCTCAATCAGAGGAACAACCGCATCAGGATGCGGATTTCGCCCCAGGGCATAAGCTGCACTGACGCGGACTAAAGGACAAATATCTGTGAGGAGTGCAATTAAAGCCGGAACCGCGCGATCATCTTCTAACTCACAAAAAGCGCGCGCTGCCAACATCCGTTGCGCTGGTTGCTCAGATTGCAATAAAGGCAGCATTTCCTCTGGATCAAGGGGAGGTGCTTCTTCTTCCACCGATTCCATTTGATCTAAAGGGCTTTCTTCTGAGAAATCAGCGTCTGTATCTAGTAGGGTGAGGTCGTCTTCGTCATACATACTTGTTAAGTTATCACAGTGCTCAAGTGGGTGCAACGCCATCCAAAAACCTTAAATCCTGAATTTTGAAGCATCACTTTGGGAGAACAAGAATAAACAGTAATCATCACTGCCACGTCACCCGCAATGGAGAGTGATACGCTATTAATTACCCATTTCCTCTAGGCTTGGAATTGCTTGCGGATGCGTTCAATGCGACGGCGGTTAACCCCCAAATCCGATTCTCCGACCCGAGACGCTGAACGGACATGAATCAAGTTTTCTTGTGAGTTTAAATAAAATTCTACATCGTCAACAAAACCCATGATACGACTCGTATACTGAGCATATAAATAATTAGGAGTTGCTTTAATAATTTCCGCGTTGTCTGTTTCTTTAATAATATTTTTGAGCTGATCAAAGGCTTCTTTTTCAGAAGAATGATAGGTTAAAGGTTCAACTTTATGGGTGACATCTTTACTTTGGCTTGACACACAATTAGGCGTTTGTGGACATTTAGATAACCTTCCATTTTTAACTCCTAAATTCTTAGGTTGTTCTCCCGAAAACGAGAAAATGCTAGCGATTTCAATAGAATTCGTTGCTAAACTCGGGCTAGGATTCCAGAAAAAGGTACTACAAAATAGGACGATGATTAGAAGAAGAGATTTAAATAATTTTAAAAACATCAGCTTAAAAATAGAAGGGACTCTTTTTATTTTAATGGGCGGAGCGAAACAGTAACCACCCACCGATTCCGAAGCCTAAAAAGTTAGGAATCCAAGCTGCCATAAAGGGAGATAAAAATCCCACTTGCCCGATCGCGCCGGAAATAAAAGCAATGAGATAATAGCCGAAAATAATTAAAATGCTAATGCCAAAGCTGGTTCCCCGACCCGTTTGTTGCGGTTTTGTTCCTAATGCTGCCCCCACCACACCAAAGACTAAACACACAAATGGAAAAGAAACTTTCTGTTGAATCCGTACTTTTAGCTCCCGTAGTTTATCATCATCACTGGTGGCTCGCACCAAATCTAAATATTTTAAGGATTGAACTAAATTCATTTCCCCATAGTCTCGCGATCGCTGAGTTAAATCGAGGGGCGTTTTCGGTAAGTTCAAAACTTTATGCTCAAATTGAACGACATTATTGTAAGAGGAACCTGGAGTAATTAAGTAACTGGTGCCATTATAAAAATCCCATTTATTTAACTTGGGATTCCAAGTTGCTGACTCAGCATTAATAATCTGACTTAGATTTTCGCGTGTGCGATCAATAACCGTTAACCCCCGCATCTCTTCGCCATTAAATTGTTCGGCATAAAACAAACGAACCAGAACTTCTCGTTCTTCTCCATTCGATTGTTCCACATCATCATAATCGGTATAGAGGATGTTTTTTTTGCGAAAGGGGGGTTTTTCGCCCTTCAAGGCGCGTTCCAGGGTAATCCTTGCTTGATAACTGGCAGCAGGAACAATAGACTCATTAAAGGCAAAGGTTAGACCTGTGACGAATAAACTCATAATTAAAGCGGGAATGACCAACCGATAGACACTGACTCCCACACTGCGTAAGGCAATAATTTCACTATCGCTGGAGAGACGACTATAGGTCATCAGCGTTGCTAGTAGTGTGGACATCGGGAAGGCTAGCACAATAAATTCTGGCATTCGTAAGAGAAAAACCCGCAGCGCGATCGCGATCGATAATCCCGACTCTGCCACTTGTCGCACTAACTCAAAAACTGTTCCCACAGACAGTCCAATGGAAGCAAATGCCCCCACCCCAAATAAAAAGGGAAGGATTAATTCTCGAGTGAGATAGCGGTCTAAAACTGGAATTGTAAGCGATTGAATTTTGAACATGATCAAACTTGGAGCAATGGGTTGTCTGTTTGCTGCCGAGAGGGAAGCCAGTTGAATTAACTATCTTTGAGTAACCACTGCCAGTTTTTACGATAGGGATGCACGCGTTCAGTTAGCTGTTGATGATCACGCATTAGAGGGCGTTTTTCATTTGCCCATTGAAAAATCGAGCCTTCTAGATTCCAAACTTGATTATATCCTAGTCCCTGTAATTGTTGAGCAAGACGAGAGGAACGATAGCCAACAGAACAATAGGCAACAATTGTTTGTTCTGGATTCAATTTTGCCTGGGCTGTTTCTACGTCTGGAATATGTTGAGCGTGGGGAAGATGACTCACTAAAAACTCTTCTTTTTGGCGAGTATCAATCAACTGCACTTTGCCCTGATCTTGTTCTAACCAATGCGCCAATGTTTCTGTATCCAATTGTTGAACAGTTGGGAAATCACGACGAATTTTATATTTTAAAAATCGCCACGCTATACTGCGCAAAGGAGCAATTAAAAACTTGAGAGCAAAAAGAATCATAATCTCATGGTTGATTATTTTGTTTGGAATCAATTATTAAAAGAATATGTTAATACTCAAGGACAAGTTGATTATCGGCGTTGGCAATTAGAAGCAAAAGAAGAGCTGAACCAGTGGTTAAATTCTATCTCTTCTCTTCAGCTACGGCAACTTTCCAGTGAAGAACAATTAACACTTCTCATCAATCTTTATAATGCCCTTGTCATTGCCCAAATTTTAAAGCAGTATCCTCTAAAATCGATTCTCCCACGTTTTTTGGGAATACCAAACTGGATTTCTTTTTTGCGATTTTTTACACAACCAATATATACTCTAGATGATCAACCCTTGAGTCTCAACGATATTGAGCATAAGCTGCTGCGGCAACAATGGCAAGAACCTCGAATCCATTTTGCCCTGGTTTGTGCAGCGAGAGGATGTCCGCTGTTACGCAATGAAGCCTACTCCCCCATCCGCATTCAGGAACAATTAACAGATGATGCTACCCGTTTTATTAATAATGTGGATAAAGTAAGCTATTTTCCGGAACATAACCTCCTGCAGTACAGTAAAATTTTTAAGTGGTATAAAAAAGATTTTTTGCAAGTCAGCCCATCAATTCTGACTTATATTAATCAATATTTATCAGTGACGGTTCCAGAATCAACCTCTGTGCAATATCTGCCTTATAATTGGCATTTAAATGAGCAATCAATGATCAGTTATTCCTAATTCATAGATCATTAATTACGATTTAACGGATTTCTTCATAAAACTGTTTTAACCAATGAGCAGACACTCCCATTCCCCACAAACAACCAATCATTAAATAGATAAAATTTGCTTTCCAAGGTCCCCATTTTGCAACTCTGCGGTCAGAGGATTGCACAATCCGGTTCACTTGTTTAATCCGACCATAATGACACAAACGTAAGCATAAATCTGCTTCTTCCATAATTGGCAGTGTAGCATCAAACCCACCGCAATCAATAAAGTCTTGACGACGACAAAACATCACTTGATCCCCAAATAACAGTCGTAAACCTTTGTGAAAAAAAAGCCAAGGATGAAATAAAAAAGGGGCGTAATAAGTTTTTAGAAAATTATGTAAAGAAATTCCCCAACGCGTTTGATCATGTCCACTCATGAGAGAAATAAAGCCAGCACAAGCAATAGTGGGATCAAATAAAACTTTACTGATGATATCGACTAAATCATAGGGAACCAAAGTATCAGCATGGAGGAAACACAAATAATCTCCGGTTGCTTTTTTGACCCCTGCATTTAGTTGTTTGGCCCGTCCTGGAGTAGAGGTTAAAACTTGGATTACGCAAGTAGGAAAAAATTGAGAAGCGATTTCGTCAACGACAGATAGTGTGGGATCTTCACTGCCGCCATCAATAATAATAATTTCTGCTGCAGCCGGTGATAAAAGACTAAGATTGGGTAAATTTTTTTTGAGACAAGTTCCTTCGTTTAAAGTGGGAATAATAATAGAAACACTAGCCATTTCTTTGGATGATTGTTAGTGGTTTTGGTTGTAAAAATTGCTCCCTAAAGTGATCAGTGCTTGATCGGTTAAACTGGGAAACGTTAAAAACAACTCAATTTTACTGATTATGTGACCAATGAATATTATTCGTGCTTATGTGATCCCATTTCTCGTTATCCTGACCTTTGGTCTGGCTTTATTAGCCGTGAGTGCGCGCATTTTCCTCCCGGATGATATGTTAGCTCCTGCACCAGCAGAAGAATCGGTGGAGTCAGCGATGGACAATTAATGTCTGTACCTGGGGGGTTGTTGTATAGCCCTACGTTTTCAGGTGCGGAAGGGGATTAGAAAATTTCTTAATCCTGAAACCTAGTCACAGTCTTGAAGGCTGTTCCCTAGTGCTAGATCAGGAGAATACCCCGACAAACTGAAGCCAAGAAAAAGCGGTAGATATACTCTACCGCTTCTTGCTTAAATGAAGGGATTAACAGCAATTAAGGTGATTGGTCTTAATTACTCTGATCCTTGAGGAAGTAACTCTTTCTTCTTCTCTTGGGGAAAGACTTTTACTTCTCCCTCTACCACATCAACGGTTGCTGTATCTCCTTCGCTCAGGCGACCGGAGAGAATTTCCTCGGCGAGGATGTCTTCTAGCAAGCGCATAATCGCTCGGCGAAGAGGACGCGCACCATAACTGGGGCTATATCCTTCTTCTACTAACCGCTCTTTGAACGCATCAGTAACTTCAAGCTTGATTTCTTGTTCAGTGAGACGGGAGAAGACTTCTCGCAGCATAATTTCGGCAATTTCCTTGACTTCCTCACGATTGAGTTGACGGAAGACAATGATTTCGTCAAGACGGTTGAGAAATTCAGGACGGAAGTATTGCTTCAA is a window encoding:
- the tnpB gene encoding IS200/IS605 family element transposase accessory protein TnpB, with translation MTKTQTVTVACKLKVDREVAKEIDDTLLAFSSACDWVNQNTPPKMTNKTAMQSLVYQEVRTRFGLSANLAIQAIRRVCANRKTAKPKNKPVKAFSPTSASYDARIFSFREKDWTVSIKLINSRPRLELLIGNYQRYLLKGSKPTSATLVKRKDRTYYVHIQIDQNIPDPTETDQVLGVDLGRTDIATTSQGESWSGKQITDKRNHYSKMRAVLQRKAVKGTRSSRRRCRQLQKRLSGKEKRFQKWINHNISRLLVDNVATNNLGIALEDLTGIRERTNKSPRSKKDKRLGNNWAFYQLRQFIFYKCVLKGVKLVFVNPAYTSKTCSHCLHLGERKGKRFSCGHCGNKMDADLNGAKNIAALGAVVNQPRGTGLFCKLSPNKQYVQLT
- a CDS encoding NADP-dependent isocitrate dehydrogenase, which gives rise to MYEKITPPSVGTKITFKDGEPVVPDDPIIPFIRGDGTGYDIWPATQKVLEAAVKKAYGDQKKINWFKIYAGDEACEHYGTFQYLPEDTLQAIREYGVAIKGPLTTPVGGGIRSLNVALRQINDLYACVRPCRYYPGTPSPHHYPERLDVIIYRENTEDIYLGIEWKEGTETAQKLIDLLNNDFIPNTPEHGKKQIRLDSGIGIKPISKTGSQRLVRRAIKHALQLPKNKQQVTLVHKGNIMKYTEGAFRDWGYELATTEFRNECVTERESWILGNKENNPDLSLEENARQVEPGFDSVTPERREEIKQEVQAVLDRLWETHGEGKWKDKVMVNDRIADSIFQQIQTRPNEYSILATMNLNGDYLSDAAAALVGGLGMGPGANIGDHCAIFEATHGTAPKHAGLDRVNPGSLILSGVMMLEYLGWDEAAQLVQKGLAGAIARREVTYDLARMMTPKVDPPLKCSEFAQAIINHFDD
- a CDS encoding MFS transporter, with translation MNVLKTLTPTQTKNLAVLAISGLLFWTSLTSLLPTLPAYIIDIGGSKYQVGLVMGSFAIGLLLFRAQLGQLSDQRSRKLVIMIGTFVVGTAPVGYFFVDSIPLLMIFRAFHGISIAAFTTGYSTLVVDWSPPEKRGELIGYMSLVVPVGLAVGPALGGYLQASLGYEILFAVSAASGYLGLLFASQVTEVREKQNQDAAAEEDSQTGFWNILLSPRIRTPATVLFMVGLVFGTLTTFLPLYVRELGIPLNPGLYYTTSAIASFVMRMFIGRASDAYGRGIFITMSLTLYTVAMYLLANASTPVEFLIAAIAQGAGGGTLIPMMIALMSDRSLTSERGRIYALSIGGFDLGIALAGPGIGSLAEILGYRGLFQVGVTLAALALLVFLTRSSKSVPHSLRFAIGREKDVYAVNR
- a CDS encoding HEAT repeat domain-containing protein, giving the protein MYDEDDLTLLDTDADFSEESPLDQMESVEEEAPPLDPEEMLPLLQSEQPAQRMLAARAFCELEDDRAVPALIALLTDICPLVRVSAAYALGRNPHPDAVVPLIEQLATDWNGYVRKGLVWALGNSRDRRSIPPLLQALATDISAVRLWAASALTHVGKLNYEDIIPAIPPIIEGLRRDTIPAVRSNCAWTLGQLCAELPSNVVYATAVDALIEAYVEDGDFGVKEDAKASLLKLGDPRGLQMIEDLEEEGLIN
- a CDS encoding DUF1499 domain-containing protein — encoded protein: MFLKLFKSLLLIIVLFCSTFFWNPSPSLATNSIEIASIFSFSGEQPKNLGVKNGRLSKCPQTPNCVSSQSKDVTHKVEPLTYHSSEKEAFDQLKNIIKETDNAEIIKATPNYLYAQYTSRIMGFVDDVEFYLNSQENLIHVRSASRVGESDLGVNRRRIERIRKQFQA
- a CDS encoding LptF/LptG family permease, which produces MFKIQSLTIPVLDRYLTRELILPFLFGVGAFASIGLSVGTVFELVRQVAESGLSIAIALRVFLLRMPEFIVLAFPMSTLLATLMTYSRLSSDSEIIALRSVGVSVYRLVIPALIMSLFVTGLTFAFNESIVPAASYQARITLERALKGEKPPFRKKNILYTDYDDVEQSNGEEREVLVRLFYAEQFNGEEMRGLTVIDRTRENLSQIINAESATWNPKLNKWDFYNGTSYLITPGSSYNNVVQFEHKVLNLPKTPLDLTQRSRDYGEMNLVQSLKYLDLVRATSDDDKLRELKVRIQQKVSFPFVCLVFGVVGAALGTKPQQTGRGTSFGISILIIFGYYLIAFISGAIGQVGFLSPFMAAWIPNFLGFGIGGWLLFRSAH
- a CDS encoding rhodanese-like domain-containing protein, whose product is MILFALKFLIAPLRSIAWRFLKYKIRRDFPTVQQLDTETLAHWLEQDQGKVQLIDTRQKEEFLVSHLPHAQHIPDVETAQAKLNPEQTIVAYCSVGYRSSRLAQQLQGLGYNQVWNLEGSIFQWANEKRPLMRDHQQLTERVHPYRKNWQWLLKDS
- a CDS encoding DUF547 domain-containing protein; translation: MVDYFVWNQLLKEYVNTQGQVDYRRWQLEAKEELNQWLNSISSLQLRQLSSEEQLTLLINLYNALVIAQILKQYPLKSILPRFLGIPNWISFLRFFTQPIYTLDDQPLSLNDIEHKLLRQQWQEPRIHFALVCAARGCPLLRNEAYSPIRIQEQLTDDATRFINNVDKVSYFPEHNLLQYSKIFKWYKKDFLQVSPSILTYINQYLSVTVPESTSVQYLPYNWHLNEQSMISYS
- a CDS encoding glycosyltransferase, with the translated sequence MASVSIIIPTLNEGTCLKKNLPNLSLLSPAAAEIIIIDGGSEDPTLSVVDEIASQFFPTCVIQVLTSTPGRAKQLNAGVKKATGDYLCFLHADTLVPYDLVDIISKVLFDPTIACAGFISLMSGHDQTRWGISLHNFLKTYYAPFLFHPWLFFHKGLRLLFGDQVMFCRRQDFIDCGGFDATLPIMEEADLCLRLCHYGRIKQVNRIVQSSDRRVAKWGPWKANFIYLMIGCLWGMGVSAHWLKQFYEEIR